Part of the Halococcus saccharolyticus DSM 5350 genome is shown below.
ACAACGGGTTGTGTGTAGCCGTAGTCGGTGAGGTCGTACTGGAAGACCTGCTCGCCTGTTCGTGGCCGATACGCGGCGACTTCCTGCTCGGTCGAGGTTGCGATGACTTCCTTCGTGTCGTCACCGACGAAATCCGCGAACGTCGGGTCGGCGACCGCGTGAATCGTACAGTTCGCCGACGGGATCGGCTCCTGCCAGCGTGACGACCCATCGGAAGCGTTCTGTGCGACCAACGCACACTGGTCGGTTCCGAACTCGCCGCTGACCGGGGCGAAAACCAGGCTGGAGCCGCCGACCCGTCCGACAGCCGGTGCGTGATGGTTGGACTGCGTGGCACTGGTGGTGTTGCTCACCCACCGCTCGGTGAGCGTCCCGCCGGAATCGGCGACGGTGCTGAAACCGAACACGGCCGTCCCGGCGAGCGCCACGACGACGACCACCGCCGCCAGCGCGGTCCGCAACTGCATACTCGCGGTATCACACACTCGGGAATAAGGTCTCGCGTCGCTTCGGCGGATTCGAGAATCGTACCAGATCGGCGTATCAGTAGGTTCTTTGGGGCTCTCCGGTGTGATTCGGTAATGAAGTGGCGTCGGCCGATCGTCACCGTCTGGCTCGCACTCGTCGGCGTCGTCGGTGTCGCGAGCGGCCACCAAGTCGCGAACTCGCGGTTCGCCGCACCGATCCCCCTGACCTTTCTGTTCGGTGGCGCGGGCGTCACGGTCGCCGCGACAGCGCTCTGGCTCGGTGTGACGGCCGAGACCGCTCCGAGGGCGCGAGCGTGGCGGTCTCGCTTCCGAATCTCGGCTGGAGTCGCGTCCGGTCTCCGCTACGGCGCGCGAGCCGTCTTTTTCGCTGGTTTTCTCGTCGCGATACTCCACGGTCTCCTCGGCCCGCAGGTCGACGCTGAGAACTTCGCCACGGTGTTCACGTGGGCGGTCTGGCTCAAGGGCGTCGGCCTCCTCTCGATCCTCGTCGGCAGCCCGTGGCGAGTGCTGTCGCCGTGGCGCACGCTCTACGATGGACTGGTGCGACTGGAGGGCCGCGAGATCGCCGCCGTCGGTGCGTACCCGTCGTGGCTCGGCCACTGGCCCGCCTTCTTCGGATTCGTCGTCGGCATCGCGATCGTCGAGAACCTGACGGTGATCCCCCGCTCGCCGGCCGCGACCGCGGTCATCGTCGCCGGCTACGCTGCGGCGATGGTTCTCGGCGGCGTGGCGTTCGGGGACGACTGGTTCCGCCACGCCGATGCGCTATCGGTGCTCTATCGGTTGTTCGGTCGCGTCGCACCGGTGGGATTCGTCGAAACGGATGGTGGATATCGCATCACGCTTCGTCCACCGTGGGCGGGCTGTACGCAGCGCGTTCGCGACGTCGCCCTGGTTGCGTTCGTCGTCGCCACGGTCTACACGGTGAGCTTCGACGGCTTCACGGGCACGGCGACGTATCAAACAGTATTATTCGATCTCAGGGACGTGCTCGCCAGCGGTCCGGCGACCAGCGTGCTCGTCTATGCGGTCGGACTGTGTGGGTTCGTCGCGGCGTTCATCGCCGTCAGCACGATGATGGCATCCGTGGCCGACGAGAGCGGGGCGTGGCGCGAGACGGCGCTCGCGTTCGCGCCGACGGTGCTCCCGATCGCCGCCGCCTACGAGGTCGCACACAACTATCCGTTCGTAATCGAGAACGTCGGGCGACTCGCGGCCATCGGGTGGTCGATCACCGTCTCGCCGATCGATCCGATCGAGCCGCTCGGCTGGCTGACGCTCCTGGCGTTCTGGGGATCGCAGGTCCTCCTCATCATCGTGGGCCACGTCATCGCCGTGGTGGCTGCCCACCACGTGGCGATCGAGCGCTACGGGACGCTCTCCCGGGCGCGACGAACCCATCTCCCGCTCGTGGTGTTGATGGTCGGGTACACGGTGCTGTCGCTCTGGATCATCTCCCGACCCGTCGTCGCCTGACAGCGGCGTGCCGTCGGGATTCGCCGATCGCACCACAACCGTTATTCGCGCGTCCCGACGATTCTGATATCAGTCGATCGTCGGCAGCCATTCGAGACGAACATTGCTCGCCGCCGTCGCGGATCGGCGCTCGATCCGTCGTCTCGGGTGCACCGCGATCGCTTCCACGAAACAGATGTCGAGGTACCTACTCCACTTCGGGATGGGACACGACTCCGTGTCTCTGGAAACGCTTGCCCTGCCGAGCGTGCTCGTGCTGGCTGGCGGCGCGTCGGTGATCGTCGTCGGCCTCGCGATCGCCGCGTTCGCCCAGCGTCGCTCGCGGTCGTATCTACTGATCGCGCTGGCACTGGCGACGCTGCTGGCCAGAACCGTCGTCGGGGGGCTAGCAATGGGTGAAATCATCCCCGTCGGGATGCATCACCTCATGGAGCACGCACTCGATGGGGTCATGGCCGTCCTGCTCATCGCTGCGGTGTACTTCGCCCGCACGACCGATCCGACGACCGGCGGGGGACGCGCATGAGCGAGACCCGCGATCGGATCGCCCGACACGTCCACACCCATCCCGGCGTTCACTTCAACGACCTCGTCCGCACGCTCGACCTCGCGCCCGGCCAGGTGCAGTATCATCTCAAACAGCTCCTCACGGCCGATTCGGTCGTCGACGAGCAGCTGTACGGACAGACGCACTACTACCCACCCGAATATAACGACTGGCGACGCGGCGCGCTCGCGCTGTTGCGCCGCGAGACTGTCGGTGACATCGTCGCCGTCCTCTGCGAACACGGGTCCGCACGACCCCAGTGGGTGGCCGACGAGCTCGACATCGCACGGAGCACGCTCGAATGGCACCTCGATCACCTCGTCGAGGAGAGTGTGGTCGTCAAGCACCGTGACGAGCGCAATCACGTCACGCTCAGGCTCACTCGGCAGGACGAGACGGCGGCGTTGCTCGACGAGATTTCCCCGTCGACGCCGGAACGGATGGTGGATCGGTTCACTCGCCTGACCGACAGGCTGCTCGACGAACCACGTTCTAGCGAATAGGCCGACCGGCGACTGGGTTTCGGTGCGGGCGAACACAACGAGGCCGATCTGTTTTCGAAACGTTCTGCGACGCGGACCGAACCGCCGTCGCCTGACTCACTCCGAGGCGACGAACTCCTTCGCGATGGGGAGCACCTGCTCCATCGAGCGAGCGGAATCGAACGCATCGGGGGCCGCTCGGCGAAGGTTCAGCGTATCGAGGAAGCTCGCGTGGCGTGCCTCGACCGAGTGGATGCTCAACGCGGGCGGCACGAGATCCGGATCGGAGAGCAGGGGTGCCGCCCCTGCGTACGCGGAGACGCCGACGTCTTCGAGGCGGGCGGCGATCGCGACGAACTCCTCGAACGTGTCGTAGTCGAACTCGTAATCAGTCTCCTCGACGGGGTTGCCGCCGAGATCGGTGATGGTCTGTGTCAGCTTCTCGACGTGGGCTTTCTCGTGATCGCGGATGTCTTCGAGCTGCTGGTACATCGAGAACCGAAGCGTCGGCCGGTCGAAGTACCGCGCGACCGCCGATCGCTCGACGTCGTGTTCGCTGAACGTTCCGCCGCTCGATGCCAGGCCATCCCGATAGAAGGCGTATTCGAGGTGTTCGAGCGTGAGTGCGTAGTTCAGGACGTCGATGTCGCTGATGGCCATGTCGTCCGGGAGAGCGATATCGTCCGTTCCGGCGTAGCCGTGTTTGCCCGAGTCGTCCTTTTCCCAGAACAGCGTTCCCGTCGACTCGTCGCCGGTGAAGCCCGCGCCGTCGAGCGGAAACTCCAACACGAGGTCGTCGTTGCCGTCGCCGTCGACGTCGCTGACCGCACCGTCGTCGACCGGCCGAACACCGCCGCCGTTGCCGAGGATCTCGTGGGTACCGAAGCGATATCTGACGGCGCGGTCGGTCGGGTCGAACACGACCGTCTCACCGTTCGCGTCCGTGAACTCGGTGTACCGTACCGCGACCGAAACCCGGCCGTTCTCGTCCGGTTCGACCCGATTCCCTTCATGTTCCGGAGCGATATCGATAGCGAACTCCTCCGGGAAGTGTGCGGCGGCGGTCGTACTGACGGCCGGAATCGCGGCAGCCGTCGCCGCCGTCCCGATGGCGGCTTTCATGAATCGACGACGATCGGTGTTCTCCGACGGATCGCTTGTGGATTCTTTCGGGGAGTTCATGTGAGTTCCAGTACCCCTCGGGTGGGGCTGTTCGGATGTTTAAGCGGTGCTGTATAGTGATTTCTGGCACGACTCTCGAAACGAACGTCGGCTCGACAGGATGTGAGGGATGGTTTCAGCCGTCTTGGTATGGACTGTAACTCACACACCACGCTTCCGGCTCGATGTATCCCTTCACTACGCTGCACGCGCCGAGCCCGTCCCCGTTTTTGTCTGCGAGATAGAACAGACAACCCGAGCACTGCTGGCCGTCTTTCGGCTGCGACTGGTATTCGACGGTCTCCTTCGATTGGAGTGAGTCGAGACTTCGGTCCGTTCCACCCTGGCTCGACGCCGTTCGGTAGGCTGTCGGAACGGGACCACTCAGGTCGTCCACCCTCGTCGTCGTTCCGCTGTCGTTCGTTCCACCGTCGTTCGTTCCGCCACTGTTTGTCTCATTCGTCGTTTCGGTCGCCGCTGTTGCGTTCGTCGTCTCGGTACGTGCTCTCGCGGTCGCCGTCCTCGTTTCGGTACTACCGATGGCCGCCGTCGTGCGGGCTTCGTCGCTGGCCGTCGTGTCGTTTCCTGCGGCACCATCGGCGTTCGTTTGCGTCGTGTCGTCGTTTCCATCCGTTCCTCCGTCGCCATTACAACCGGCGAGCACGGCGAGTGCCGCGCTCCCCGCGAGTCGGAGGAACGTCCGTCGCCGTCGTTCGGACTCCATGATTCGATCTGTCGGGCGCTATCGTTAGCGATTCTGGCACGATCGTCGAATCTGCGGCACGGATTCGAGAGACGGACCAGAACCGGTTTTTCCACGGAGCCGCAACGCAACGCACGATGGATCGCCGAACGTTTCTGCGGGCTTCCGCCGGTGTGACGGGTAGTGTCGCCCTCGCCGGCTGTTCCAGCTTGTTCTCCGTCAGACGGGGCGACCCGCCGCTCGTCGAAAACCGCCCCAATGCGGTCTACTATCCGACCCACACCGAGGGCATGGAGATGGTCGGCATGAGCGGAATGGGTGGGATGGCGATGAACGACTCCGGAGGGATGGAAATGAATGATTCGGGTGGAATGGGGATGAACGACGCAGGCGAAATGGACATGAACGGCTCCGGTGAGATGGCGATGAACGGGTCGAGCGGGATGTCGTCGAACGGCTCGGCGACCGACTCGATGAGTGGGGGCAGGAACGGCGCGAGCGACTACGCGTTCGGATTGATGTACTCGTATCCCCACCGCTTCTGGACCGCCAACGGCAGCGAGACGCGGAAGGTCTCGATCCAGCAGGAAGACACCGTGCACCTGATGACGTCTGTCTGGGAGCCGAAAACTCGAACCGTGCTGCCGGATACCGGCCTCTCGGTCGAGATCACGCAGAACGGGGAGGTCGTCTCTCAGGAAGTGATCTACCCGATGCTGTCCCAGCGGATGGGGTTCCACTACGGCGCGAACTTCGGGCTCGACGGGAATGGCACCTACACGGCAACGCTCAGCGTCGGCGGGATGTCGACGCGCCGGACGGGCGAGTTCGTCGGGATGTTCGCCGAACCAGCGAGCGTCGACATCGAGTTCGAGTACAGCCGTACCGACAAGCGGTCGATCGATTACACCCGGACCAAAGGACAGCGCGAGGGGAGCCGGGACGCGGCCAAACCGATGGCGATGGAGATGGTTCCGAACTCGGTCGTACCCCCGAAATCCGACCTCCCCGGCGAGATCGTCGGCACACAGACCAGCGGCGACGGTCGATTCCTCGCGACCGTGCTCGACAAGCCACCACGGGGCATCGACGCGAGCGGACCGTATCTCGCGGTCTCGGCGCGGACGCCGTACAACCGGATGGTGCTCCCGGCAATGGCGCTCTCGGGGACGCTCCGCCGCAACGGCAGGACCGTCTTCGACGGTCCGTTGCAACCGACGCTCGATCCGGAACTCGATTACCACTATGGAACGGTCGTCGACAGTATCGAATCGGGCGACGAACTCGAACTTTCGGTCGAGACGCCTCCGCAGGTCGCCCGTCACGAGGGCTACGAGACTGCTTTCCTTGATATGCCACCGATGACGTTCACCGTATAAATCGTTCGAAACGTGGCGTTTCAGACTCCGCTCCGGTGATGGCCATTTCTCGTGCGTCTACAACAAGTGACATTAGAGCTGCACGAATCCGAGCCCGAACTCCGATCGAAGCGGCGATCGAGTCGGATGTGCTGATACGTACGCAGGCTATGTAGTGACTGAACTCGGGACAATCATCTCCACTGGCGGCATATGGATGAAGGCAGTCTCGTAGCCGTCGTGTCGAGCGATCTGTGGCGGCGTGATCACTGAAATCTCCAGCTCGTCGCCGGGCTGGATGCCCTCCACAGCGGTGCTGTAGTGGTATCCGACGTCGGGATCGAGCGTCCGTTCGAGGGAGCCGTCGAACACCCGCTTCCCGCCCCTCGACACCGTCGCCGACAGCGACATGAACGGGAGAACGATCCGGTTGTACGGTGTTCGTGGAAACACCGCGAGCCGCGTGGCTCCGTTCGTGTTCCGGATCGCGGTCACGACGAACGTCGCGTCGCCGGACCGTTTCGTGCCGAGTCGCGTGCCGGGCAGCGCGCGCTTCGGCGGCGCGCGGCCGACGGGCACGTCCATTCCCATGTCCATCGGTTCGACGGCACCGCGTTCCCCTTGCTTTTCGGGGAGCTGTCTGAGCGCCAGATCGTACAGCTCGGCGGTGTCGAACGTGAACTCGAACGTCGCCGTCATCGGATCAGAGAACTCCTCTTCGAACCGCCCGGTTCGACGCATCCGCGTTCCACCGATCGAAACCCTCGCTTCGTAGGTGCCGTTGCCGTCGAGTCTGAAGTTCGCGCCGTAGTGGAACCCCATCCGCTGGGACAGCATCGGATAGATCACTTCCTGAGAGACGAGTTCTCCATCTTGGACGATCTCGGCCGAGAGCCCGGCGTCGACCGGGATCACGATGCCGCTCCGTTCGTCCCAGATCGTCGTCATCAGATGGACCGAATCTTCGGACTCGACGACGGTTTTCCGGGTCTGGCTGCCGTCGAGGTTCCAGAAACGGTGGGGGTACGAGTACATGAGCGCGACCGTGTACGGCCCCACAGAACGGGTGCCATACATCGCCATCCCCTCGGTCACGGCTGGATAGTACACGGCACGGGGCCGGTCGTTCACGAGCGGCGGATCACGCCACGCCGACTGGGTTCGCAGGCCGAGCGTTTCGAGACAGCCTGCGGTCGCCGCCGTGCCGGCAGCCACAGCCAGAAACGCACGTCGCCTCATCGCCACGGTGTTTGTTCCACGTTCACATACGACTACTGGTTCGGTCGTCGAATCCGAGTCCGCTCACGACCATCGAACCGTCTTGGAGGGGCTGTCGCCTCGCGTTCGAAGCACCGTCTCCAACGAACACATATACCGGGGGGACGTGGATTCACCAATGAGCAGTCGAACCGACCGGAACCACACCGTGGCTGGCGATTTACGGCGATCGGCATCCGTGGGTGCCGGCCTCGGTCGTCGTGTTCTCGTGCTCGCTATCACGCTCGTTGCAACCATCGGGACCGTCCCGCTCGCGTCGGCTCACGGCGGTCACATCTACGTCAACGGTGTCCACCTCTCACAGTCGTACGCGTTGATCCCACTCGTTCTCGGGGCCGCCATTGCCGTTGGCAGTATCTATCTTCCCCGATTGCGGCCAGCCCTTTCGGACTACGCGCTCCGCGGCGTTCTCGTGGGCCTCGCCGTCGCGGTCGTCGGTGGGATCGCGGTCGTCCAGCTCTCGCCGTACGAGTGGCTGACTGCGGAGCCGGTGATTCCACGATCGATCCACGAACCACTGCTGCTCCTGCTCGGCAGTGTGATCATGCTCGGGAGCGTCATCGGCGGCCAGCTCCGGTGGCCAACGCGGCCCCGCTACGCCGGCTTCGGTGCCCTCCTCGGTCTCTGGGTCGCCTACCCCGGCTTTTCGGTGTTCGGTGTCTACACGCCGACGAACCCGCTCGGCCATCTCATCGTGCTCTCGCTGCCGGTGGCGGTCGGATACGTCCTCTGGCGCGACGCCCGCGGCGTGTTGAGTGCCGTTTTCGCCGACCGGACGGCGCGCCGGTTCGGCGTCGCCGTCGGGCTGCTCGGCGTCGTGTTCTTCCTCTTTTCGGCGGGGATGGCCACGGTCGTCCCCGACAGCGGCGAGGGTCTCTCGTGGTCTTCGGGGTTCATCACGACGCTGCCCACCCTCGGGCCGCTGGTGACGTGGCCATCGGTCGAGGTCTGGGCCCCTTCGATCCCGTTCGCCGGCATGGTATCGGTCGGCACGCTGATCCTGCTTGCCGTGCTCGGCGGCCTCCTCGGACTGAACGCCGCGGTGTTCGCCCACCAGTGGGGGACCGCAGCGGGCGGCGCGTCGCCGACGACGGCGGGTGCGGTCGGTCTCGCCGCCCCACAGGCGTGCTGTTGCTGTGGCCCGTTGCTCTCCCAGCTCGCGATCGTAACGCTCGGCCCGTCGGCCGCGGCCCCGATCTACCTGCTGTTCGCCGATCCCTCGTCGTCGATCGGCTCGCTGTTTTTCGTCGCCAGCGTGGCGATCCTCGCCGGCACGCTCATCAACGCGACCGGGTCGACGGCCAACGCCGACCCCGAGCAGTGCGTGGTGCCGGCCTAACGCCGGCGCACTCGTCGTCAGTCCGGACGACGACGAAACGAAGTGGTTCTCGATCGGCGAGAGAGAAAACCGCTACTACAGGTCGAGCCGATCGACAGCCTGGTTCACCATCCGGTACGCCCCTTTGGCGGCGTCCATCGCGGGGCCGCCGGACTCGATGACGTACGACGGTGTGAGGTCGGCCCCGAACTTCGATTTGTACCGGCAGAGTCGCTCGGTGTTCGCGCCGACGAGGTCGTACTCCGTGACCGATTCGATCGGTGGCTCCTCGGCGACGTCGCGGATGATGCGCCAGTGGAGCAGGCTGTTGATGCTGACGCCGTCGTGGGTCGTGCGCGCGCCGCCGAGCCAGTAGTACGCCGCGTCGTTCGAGTACAGCGCGATGACGCCGCCGAGGTACTCGCCGTCCGAATCGCGTGCGACGTACACCCGCGACCGCTCGTCGAGATCGGCGATGACGTCCCTGACGTACGGCCACGACGGCCCGAACTGCTCGTCCTGTTCCGCGTACCGTGCTTGGGTCTCGCGGAACACCGTCTCGCCGCCGTCGAGCCCCTCCGTCTCGATGGTGATATCGAGGTCTTCGCCGGACCTGATCTCGCGCCGGAGACTCCGGCTGAACGAGCCCAGAATATCGTCGGGTGAGCGGTCGCCGATCTGAAGTCGGTAGGTGAACGAGGGCTCGACCGAGAGATCCGCCCACCGGTACGGACGGGGGTCGGTGTACTCGGGGTGGCCCAGGAACCGACACAGCGTGGTGGACGATTCGACACCGAGCGCGTCGAGCACGCCGTTCGTGAACTCGCGGTTGACTTTCTCGCGTTTGCGCTGTTTCGGGCTCGTCGGCATCACGATCGGCCCCAAGTGTGGCACGCTCATGCCGGGTGGCGGCGACGAGAGCACCCGACCCCGTCCCATGCTTCGGACGAACACCGGAAGCATCCCCACCAGCTGCTCGCCGCGGTAGCCGCCGAGGCAGAGGAGATCGCCCGACGCGTGGCGATCGAGCACCGAGAGCGCCGACGTGGTGTGGAACACCTCGAAGCCCGCATTGGGGAGCCCGTCGTCCCACGCCGCGAGATCCATTCGTTCGATGTTCATGTGGTTCGAAGAGGAGAGCGCATGCTGTCTACCATCGATACCTGTCTCACTCCGGGGATCAAAGAAAGTGTTTCGTTGGGGTATCGTTTGGCCCGTGCTCGCCCGGCAATCGCTCGGATATGCACCGATTTCCCGGTTTGCAGGCCACGAACGGATCGTGAACGACCGAGTCCGCAACTTCCTCGTACACTCGTCGCCCTGTCTCGCTCCATCGTCGCGGGTCTCCGTCGGTGCGTTGAACTCGGTCGAACGTGTACCCGCACGACATGGCGACTGCCGCGGACACGCTGGCCGGATCGCACGTCCTTCTCGTCGGCACGGCCGAGTGGACGACGATCCTCGCGGACGCGCTCGAAGCCCACGGATCGTCGGTGCGGACGGTCGCGACTGCCGACGCCGCAACCGCTGCTCTCGACGACCACCCGGTCGAGTGTGTCGTCAGCGAGTATGCACTCGACGAGCGCACGGGGCTCGAACTCCTCCGAACCGTCAGGGACGAGACCGCGACGCTACCCGTCGTGCTCTGCACGGCGGCAGGTTCCGAGACCATCGCCAGTGAGGCGATCGCCGCCGGCGTGACGGACTACGTCGCCATCACCGGCCCCTTCGAGACGATCGTCGACGACGTCCTCACGCGGCTCGGCCAGGCCGTCCGTACGGCCGAGCGGACCGATACTCGGCACGACCGAGCCCGTCAGTTCGACGCGACGTTCCACGACGATCGGACCGCGACCTGGGTGCTCGATCCGGACGGCTCGCTCCGGCGGGCTAACTCGACTGCGCGCGGGATGGTCGCGGCCGATGCCGAGAACGCCACCGAAGAGCCGTTCTGGACGCTGCCGTGGTGGACCGACGGGGAGCGAGCGATCGTGGAACGGACGATCGAGCACGCCATCGACGGTCGGTTCGACAGCTCGACCGTCACCAGAGAGCACGAGGACGGGACTCCACAGACGCTCGACCTCTCGGCCCGTCCCGTTCGAGACGAGACCGGGACGGTCGTCTCGGTCGTCGTTGAGGGCGTCGACGTCACCGAGCGCGTCTCGCTCGAACGCGACCTCCGCGAGTCCGAGGAGCTCCACCGGGTCACG
Proteins encoded:
- a CDS encoding iron transporter: MRRRAFLAVAAGTAATAGCLETLGLRTQSAWRDPPLVNDRPRAVYYPAVTEGMAMYGTRSVGPYTVALMYSYPHRFWNLDGSQTRKTVVESEDSVHLMTTIWDERSGIVIPVDAGLSAEIVQDGELVSQEVIYPMLSQRMGFHYGANFRLDGNGTYEARVSIGGTRMRRTGRFEEEFSDPMTATFEFTFDTAELYDLALRQLPEKQGERGAVEPMDMGMDVPVGRAPPKRALPGTRLGTKRSGDATFVVTAIRNTNGATRLAVFPRTPYNRIVLPFMSLSATVSRGGKRVFDGSLERTLDPDVGYHYSTAVEGIQPGDELEISVITPPQIARHDGYETAFIHMPPVEMIVPSSVTT
- a CDS encoding GNAT family N-acetyltransferase, with protein sequence MNIERMDLAAWDDGLPNAGFEVFHTTSALSVLDRHASGDLLCLGGYRGEQLVGMLPVFVRSMGRGRVLSSPPPGMSVPHLGPIVMPTSPKQRKREKVNREFTNGVLDALGVESSTTLCRFLGHPEYTDPRPYRWADLSVEPSFTYRLQIGDRSPDDILGSFSRSLRREIRSGEDLDITIETEGLDGGETVFRETQARYAEQDEQFGPSWPYVRDVIADLDERSRVYVARDSDGEYLGGVIALYSNDAAYYWLGGARTTHDGVSINSLLHWRIIRDVAEEPPIESVTEYDLVGANTERLCRYKSKFGADLTPSYVIESGGPAMDAAKGAYRMVNQAVDRLDL
- a CDS encoding DUF7471 family protein gives rise to the protein MGHDSVSLETLALPSVLVLAGGASVIVVGLAIAAFAQRRSRSYLLIALALATLLARTVVGGLAMGEIIPVGMHHLMEHALDGVMAVLLIAAVYFARTTDPTTGGGRA
- a CDS encoding iron transporter — protein: MDRRTFLRASAGVTGSVALAGCSSLFSVRRGDPPLVENRPNAVYYPTHTEGMEMVGMSGMGGMAMNDSGGMEMNDSGGMGMNDAGEMDMNGSGEMAMNGSSGMSSNGSATDSMSGGRNGASDYAFGLMYSYPHRFWTANGSETRKVSIQQEDTVHLMTSVWEPKTRTVLPDTGLSVEITQNGEVVSQEVIYPMLSQRMGFHYGANFGLDGNGTYTATLSVGGMSTRRTGEFVGMFAEPASVDIEFEYSRTDKRSIDYTRTKGQREGSRDAAKPMAMEMVPNSVVPPKSDLPGEIVGTQTSGDGRFLATVLDKPPRGIDASGPYLAVSARTPYNRMVLPAMALSGTLRRNGRTVFDGPLQPTLDPELDYHYGTVVDSIESGDELELSVETPPQVARHEGYETAFLDMPPMTFTV
- a CDS encoding high-potential iron-sulfur protein, which gives rise to MESERRRRTFLRLAGSAALAVLAGCNGDGGTDGNDDTTQTNADGAAGNDTTASDEARTTAAIGSTETRTATARARTETTNATAATETTNETNSGGTNDGGTNDSGTTTRVDDLSGPVPTAYRTASSQGGTDRSLDSLQSKETVEYQSQPKDGQQCSGCLFYLADKNGDGLGACSVVKGYIEPEAWCVSYSPYQDG
- a CDS encoding winged helix-turn-helix transcriptional regulator; amino-acid sequence: MSETRDRIARHVHTHPGVHFNDLVRTLDLAPGQVQYHLKQLLTADSVVDEQLYGQTHYYPPEYNDWRRGALALLRRETVGDIVAVLCEHGSARPQWVADELDIARSTLEWHLDHLVEESVVVKHRDERNHVTLRLTRQDETAALLDEISPSTPERMVDRFTRLTDRLLDEPRSSE
- a CDS encoding ferritin-like domain-containing protein; amino-acid sequence: MNSPKESTSDPSENTDRRRFMKAAIGTAATAAAIPAVSTTAAAHFPEEFAIDIAPEHEGNRVEPDENGRVSVAVRYTEFTDANGETVVFDPTDRAVRYRFGTHEILGNGGGVRPVDDGAVSDVDGDGNDDLVLEFPLDGAGFTGDESTGTLFWEKDDSGKHGYAGTDDIALPDDMAISDIDVLNYALTLEHLEYAFYRDGLASSGGTFSEHDVERSAVARYFDRPTLRFSMYQQLEDIRDHEKAHVEKLTQTITDLGGNPVEETDYEFDYDTFEEFVAIAARLEDVGVSAYAGAAPLLSDPDLVPPALSIHSVEARHASFLDTLNLRRAAPDAFDSARSMEQVLPIAKEFVASE